The Schizosaccharomyces pombe strain 972h- genome assembly, chromosome: I genome contains a region encoding:
- the bit2 gene encoding HbrB family protein involved in TOR signaling Bit2 — MKLRDKWKIYLGLTTIKVQCPCFFLFHNDENRTTTSNLDSVKSKKKRRKTISDASIVSNGSLVSHPSIDKGKLSILKRYKMSHRLTAIDKLRPLTVLVAWKQLNIAMRPIFPQHRYTEQDKKNWKKKVIIEDLNFLVLRCICACEAISDFEELLGNMRIGLIIDISLLGMNSNESSFLHYLVEVWSIFYLEILPYIEATFLPVTFAKFEIAQLFEEPMKTYWLKKSANIDLKLFSIWVFRKFVVMPKLKKTNRFIEIPQLNTQQQILLVQMISIISLIKPQDESEDLLMNWLNELTLKFLYV; from the coding sequence atgaaattgagggataaatggaaaatttatttaggGTTAACGACTATCAAAGTTCAATGcccttgtttttttttgtttcacaATGATGAAAATCGAACCACTACATCTAACTTAGATTCGGTAAagtctaaaaaaaaaagaaggaagacGATATCTGATGCTTCAATCGTTTCTAATGGATCTCTAGTCTCTCATCCATCTATTGACAAGGGAAAACTCTCTATTCTCAAGCGATATAAAATGTCGCATCGATTAACTGCAATTGATAAACTAAGACCGCTAACTGTGTTGGTAGCGTGGAAACAATTAAACATTGCTATGAGACCAATATTTCCGCAACATCGTTACACCGAACAGGATAAgaagaattggaaaaaaaaggttattATCgaagatttaaattttttagtgCTGCGGTGTATATGCGCTTGCGAAGCAATAAGCGATTTTGAAGAGCTTTTGGGAAATATGCGAATTGGACTGATAATTGACATTTCATTGCTGGGTATGAATAGCAATGAGTCTTCCTTTCTACACTATCTTGTTGAGGTGTGgtcgattttttatttagaaatattgCCGTATATCGAAGCTACGTTTTTGCCTGTtacttttgcaaaatttgaGATTGCTCAATTATTTGAAGAGCCCATGAAAACGTACTGGTTAAAAAAGAGTGCTAATATAGATTTGAAACTGTTTTCTATTTGGGTGTTTCGTAAATTTGTTGTAATGCCAAAGCTGAAAAAGACAAATCGATTCATTGAAATTCCTCAATTGAATACTCAGCAGCAGATTTTACTCGTCCAGATGATTTCCATTATTTCTCTCATAAAGCCACAAGATGAATCCGAAGATCTTCTAATGAACTGGCTAAACGAACtgactttaaaatttttatatgtCTGA
- the gon7 gene encoding EKC/KEOPS complex subunit Gon7, whose protein sequence is MNNLELTYKCETDTTRPFLKSLPVGFEPVEVDDYYISLKEQVRAMQDHCNEEFTKKMQTEGKNDVPEEKPIIL, encoded by the coding sequence ATGAACAATCTTGAACTAACGTATAAATGCGAAACAGATACTACACGtccatttttaaaaagtcttCCCGTTGGGTTTGAACCAGTTGAAGTTGATGATTATTATATTTCCTTAAAAGAACAAGTCCGAGCAATGCAAGATCATTGCAATGAAGAGTTTACTAAGAAAATGCAAACTGAAGGAAAGAATGATGTCCCAGAGGAAAAACCCATAATTTTATAA
- the ies2 gene encoding Ino80 complex subunit Ies2, producing MARRRSTRRALVETPSDLNAQDSDSLSVSTKEELGDDALAAEEGQSVLDEQEIEEALEEDDTNYEEDIIDDEESAQVDEEELEEEEEEEEDATPEPVVTSKKNSRSKPKNGGASKRKASRRTVVDEDSENLEGDEEDGSFSDLKDLYSNPMPAQTTPVSMRMTKRQRAIQGILEEGEEDELLELPPETSGRKKLTPEEMALRRIENARRRKNQSERRLEEEKMETINRLLKRQSNTGKPRRGRAPNNPTSDSISRSKAVPKDRINMYQPFQCVRFKSTKEGSSLGVPEPLIRFFS from the coding sequence atgGCACGGAGAAGATCCACGAGACGCGCATTAGTCGAAACGCCGTCAGATTTAAACGCTCAAGACTCTGACAGTTTAAGCGTTTCTACGAAAGAGGAATTAGGTGATGATGCTCTTGCCGCAGAAGAAGGTCAAAGTGTTTTAGATGAACAAGAGATAGAGGAAGCACTAGAAGAAGATGATACAAATTATGAAGAAGACATCATCGACGATGAGGAATCAGCCCAAGTTGATGAGGAAGAACTagaggaagaggaagaggaagaggaagatGCCACACCTGAACCTGTGGTCacctcaaaaaaaaattcccgCAGTAAGCCAAAAAACGGTGGAGCTTCGAAACGAAAGGCGAGTCGCAGAACCGTAGTCGACGAAGATAGCGAAAACCTCGAAGGGGACGAAGAAGATGGTTCTTTCAGcgatttaaaagatttgtATTCCAATCCAATGCCTGCACAAACTACACCTGTGTCTATGCGAATGACAAAACGTCAACGCGCAATACAAGGCATTCTTgaagaaggagaagaagatgaattaCTTGAGCTACCTCCTGAGACATCTGGTCGAAAGAAATTAACTCCGGAAGAGATGGCACTTCGACgaattgaaaatgctagaagaagaaaaaatcaaagtgAAAGGAGACTTGAGGAAGAAAAGATGGAGACGATCAACAGATTGTTAAAAAGGCAATCAAATACCGGAAAACCAAGACGCGGTCGTGCTCCTAATAATCCTACTTCAGACTCAATTAGTCGGTCAAAGGCTGTACCGAAAGATCGTATAAATATGTATCAGCCGTTTCAATGTGTCCGCTTTAAGAGTACCAAAGAGGGTAGCAGTCTTGGTGTCCCTGAACCTTTAattcgatttttttcttag
- a CDS encoding aminotransferase class I and II: MAFRGIRPSNKVAASRPDVWTLVNQATAECKVPPVSLSQGFFNYNPPKFVLDAAKKSIDEVACNQYSHTRGRPSLRKALSEAYSPYFKRTLNPDTEIVVTAGANEGFFSVFAAFLNPGDEVIVMEPFFDQYISNITMNGGVPVYVPIIPPEEGSVKPVSAGAWKLDMNKLRNAITEKTKMIVINTPHNPLGKIFSEEELNEIADLVLKHNLLVVSDEVYDRLSFVPFVRLATLRPELFKHVVTVGSGGKTFGCTGWRVGWLIGDESLIKYSAAAHTRICFAVNSPCQEALAIAFGEAEKHNYYEEYKSSYKKRFEILAKAFDQLEIPYTIPDGSYYTMANFSKLKLPKDYPFPEEIANRPRDFKLCYWILKEIGVATIPPTEFYTDEDAPVAENYLRFAFCKTFETLEEAARRLQKLKDYF, encoded by the coding sequence ATGGCCTTCAGAGGTATACGGCCTTCTAACAAAGTCGCTGCAAGCCGTCCTGATGTATGGACCCTAGTGAATCAAGCAACAGCTGAATGTAAAGTTCCTCCTGTATCACTTAGTCAAggatttttcaattataaTCCACCAAAGTTTGTTTTGGATGCTGCCAAGAAGTCTATCGACGAGGTTGCTTGCAATCAATACTCACACACTCGCGGAAGGCCAAGCTTACGAAAAGCGTTATCAGAAGCGTATTCTCCCTATTTCAAACGTACTTTAAATCCAGACACTGAAATTGTAGTAACGGCAGGTGCAAATGAAGGGTTCTTTAGTGTTTTTGCGGCCTTTTTAAACCCAGGAGACGAAGTTATAGTTATGGAGCCATTTTTTGATCAATATATATCTAATATTACCATGAACGGTGGAGTTCCTGTCTATGTACCTATTATACCTCCTGAGGAAGGATCGGTGAAACCGGTATCTGCAGGTGCTTGGAAGCTGGATATGAACAAGTTAAGAAATGCTATTACAGAAAAGACGAAAATGATAGTAATTAATACACCTCACAATCCTCTAGGCAAGATCTTTTCGGAAGAAGAATTGAATGAAATTGCCGATTTGGTATTAAAGCACAATCTATTAGTCGTGTCTGATGAAGTCTATGACCGTCTTTCCTTTGTTCCGTTCGTCAGGCTTGCTACTCTTCGTCCTGAACTTTTCAAACATGTTGTAACAGTTGGATCTGGCGGAAAAACGTTTGGATGTACGGGATGGCGTGTTGGTTGGCTTATTGGTGATGAAAGCCTAATCAAATATTCTGCCGCAGCTCATACTCGTATTTGTTTTGCTGTCAATAGCCCTTGTCAAGAGGCCTTGGCCATAGCCTTTGGCGAAGCAGAGAAACATAATTACTATGAAGAGTATAAATCTTCGTACAAAAAGCGTTTTGAGATTCTAGCCAAGGCGTTTGATCAATTAGAGATTCCCTACACTATACCAGATGGCAGTTATTATACGATGGCGAACTTCTCCAAACTCAAATTACCTAAGGACTATCCATTTCCAGAGGAAATAGCCAATCGACCTAGGGATTTCAAGCTTTGTTATTGGattttgaaggaaattGGTGTTGCTACGATCCCCCCTACCGAATTCTATACGGATGAAGATGCACCAGTTGCAGAGAATTACCTTCGCTTTGCATTTtgcaaaacttttgaaactttAGAAGAAGCAGCTAGAAGATTACAGAAGTTGAAAGACTATTTTTAG
- the mus7 gene encoding DNA repair protein Mus7/Mms22, with translation MNSFLLLDHVSDSQDSGSEWSNTHGSLISQRGNEYDGITPATKEKNQNKLEILNNETTIGSTKSSVSSLPELNRNVSFEKSDQNLAETKREEENKRTEVFKKDAEHEAVVVKRDFRPRRPEQTRPYTYDFLRHQIEFKRIGLVPITVPHGFSSDRSITSKSSHKPVNVIVRNRASSRKPPLTSTHRFRRYGAVISDSDDDESNTEQDHSKESNLNTADNDLALSSTIEGKKTSTSKEALESESLLSDSDQSMTNISSNSTVSDLNLKTLKKRLRGVLPPSFLTLQEKKKLENRGVKKKTSLHKSVIEGEKIKGVARRKLHPRSTAKLSSELGNEISDSDNSISTPTPTDDSRFDTSEFLDSISRDNGWLKEDVVDQLWLPKRSLSALKKSSSLTSENPFQLNVAANAVSTIPVYRTTKTKMKKNRFKYVEVEKLPDLILESYGKKAPKFLRVFARSSSHIPKMIRRKRQMDSKKYFSFDKESDRQVIDQVLSDWYSGKHELVQQSHSYKKPSDSKSVGGNIFSVNSKKHSVNINAKTAANNGLSHLQNFSEELLKKRKLFSSLFSNNVSYKKSKKLKRTHTVHDKCQKVAKLDHYIRDNIELNSKEREHDCYEGTLAVPQVNTEIRKSSRKQKAQRFIRDDFDTVFFQSSSNPNYFTDVNPFWNIGIWSTTFNVITFRPGLSLPNNSFIKTQGLNSILQLDIVTHPFKSVYAFSCLFNIQDDVFKTFEKLKDTFETVLENLPYFTNSETVDLYNLLSFCSAFILHSQVSMGLVNLASSFLETYALVNDRVSSISGLNRSQLVEKIAVLFQTFQVVFYCEFELGNQQNINKVSWLASDLISKLLSAGQSGLLECYRNLRIQASDTTVIDTLFLESWSILNHILFHVYKKKYALWEQVNSFFDLQKKELSILEMEKIWYVIMTLNPVFQIGLNGTTHSPGNNSFWPLIIRVSESAFKMHKDGHNVKVVERYLRTVFLRIHFLISEWRWEDVAQILFLIFDFFSHRKFNDLSSEISEDTPTDFPDFVKSLDRPPNLHVTALDTCFVIYLKVILISISRLRQVDENTNSIKRIVSRLQPLHSRQYTRESPFSIKDFMSLEHTHTLLICLYWAAPENCRPSLNRIRDIVIVDNSHLKARLISLKAWLHLMKYVIKEGTDYELAQGMEWFNSILKVTFDEYLALFSNGTSVGEMQLAEYSKHQLENALIVAFHSLQDLIPNSSVYISRINVLVTEQSCRRILKDSHFFPPRVTLECILFLKKFLQYQSNTEPPKVTVVGSTSHDSQDAYFDSDVLDDNTLILEQEKFERKYEVAQILRTFVSPFLYQTISYLVGNDEDKENYIRILLLPLMECMAICASFAVEAKINDWSYYIDFGSESWERIRNTPLKRSLSTTFYSFLISYNDSFIKKHEEKVLTVWFESLGALDEDHAAQFTILLLQKNLKNPILLNLPISVKIEEISINYFKSVHLNLLTAVFCNMAKLYADAKTNGFASSQYLQSLFIHYLSSLLSSMQHSYETNGHSSDTHSLFVINSQRVVGDILQYCSQFANDRNLPALRYFMDSTKFPQPPERLEYTALRLRSYARKTLTNSASQNALFSFLKANFDVALLEQKQTETSNLLRLAMGFHNQNSSSKWDVEISSLRKFCVKELLLSYLGEGSLAAMFYSLLLLEGLSRTYNSFRRIYLQPYIQQLLCEEISVFVADLEKYALLYENKRPLLSGRIYYLISSFVAISMTNKTSGLPSSLICNLQNFLARIARDFLLELCWNIEGSEFPPPYNTVDCRSKFVKTIQQHCSADWYDNVTNIVHKSRKKKLVLPSQVEQEEEYWSGLMEVTIQIWKHDKGFLEPELDRFLNVICSYAPDMSGLPTKIKCFLDKIGYSWMTEENDFDIVLF, from the coding sequence ATGAATAGTTTCCTTTTACTTGACCATGTGTCTGACTCTCAGGATTCTGGAAGTGAATGGTCAAATACTCATGGGTCTTTAATTTCACAACGTGGAAATGAATACGATGGAATTACGCCGGCtactaaagaaaaaaatcaaaataagcTAGAAATTCTGAACAATGAAACCACCATCGGTTCTACAAAGTCATCGGTGTCTTCATTGCCCGAATTGAATAGGaatgtttcttttgaaaaaagtgATCAAAATTTAGCTGAAACAAAGAgggaagaagaaaacaaacGAACTGaggtttttaaaaaagatgcCGAACACGAAGCGGTTGTTGTTAAAAGAGATTTTCGCCCTAGACGTCCTGAGCAAACCCGGCCTTATACTTACGATTTCTTAAGGCATCAAATAGAGTTTAAAAGAATAGGCTTGGTACCCATCACCGTACCGCATGGTTTTTCTTCTGATCGATCTATTACTTCTAAGTCCTCTCATAAACCTGTAAATGTTATAGTTCGTAATCGTGCTTCTTCACGTAAACCACCCTTGACCTCTACTCATCGCTTTAGAAGGTATGGAGCTGTAATATCTGATAGCGATGATGATGAGTCTAATACTGAGCAAGATCATTCAAAGGAATCTAATCTGAATACAGCTGACAATGACCTCGCATTGTCGTCTACTAttgaaggaaagaaaaCCTCAACTAGCAAAGAGGCTTTAGAATCTGAGTCTTTACTTTCCGATTCGGATCAGTCTATGACAAATATCTCATCGAATTCTACTGTGAGTGATctgaatttgaaaactttaaagaaaagattaCGAGGAGTTTTACCACCATCATTTCTAACtcttcaagaaaaaaaaaaattggaaaatagaggtgtcaaaaaaaagacatcATTACACAAGAGTGTTATTGAGggagaaaaaataaaaggtgTGGCTCGACGGAAGTTGCATCCTAGATCGACAGCTAAACTATCTAGTGAATTAGGAAACGAAATATCGGATTCTGACAATAGCATTTCTACGCCAACACCAACTGATGATTCACGGTTTGACACCAGCGAGTTTTTAGATTCAATTTCTCGTGATAATGGCTGGTTGAAAGAAGATGTGGTTGATCAATTATGGCTTCCTAAAAGAAGTTTATCCGctcttaaaaaatcaagttcTTTGACGTCGGAAAACCCCTTTCAGCTAAATGTAGCAGCCAATGCTGTTTCTACTATTCCTGTCTATCGCACAACTAAAAccaaaatgaaaaaaaatagatttaAATATGTCGAAGTGGAAAAATTACCAGACCTTATCCTTGAATCGTATGGGAAAAAGGCGCCAAAGTTTTTGAGGGTGTTTGCTCGAAGTTCATCTcatattccaaaaatgattagaagaaaaagacaaaTGGATTccaaaaagtatttttccTTCGACAAAGAATCCGATCGCCAAGTTATTGATCAAGTTCTTTCTGATTGGTATTCAGGTAAACATGAGCTTGTTCAACAATCTCATTCTTACAAAAAGCCTTCAGATTCTAAGTCAGTTGGtggaaatattttttctgttAATTCTAAAAAGCATAGTGTAAATATTAACGCTAAAACAGCAGCAAATAACGGTTTGAGtcatcttcaaaattttagcGAGGAactcttaaaaaaaagaaagctattttcttctcttttttctaataacgtttcatacaaaaaatccaaaaagttaaaaaggACTCATACAGTACATGACAAATGCCAAAAAGTTGCCAAATTAGACCATTACATTAGGGACAATATTGAATTAAACTCAAAGGAAAGAGAACATGATTGTTATGAGGGGACTTTAGCTGTACCCCAAGTAAATACTGAGATCCGCAAGTCTTCAAGAAAGCAGAAGGCTCAACGATTTATACGAGACGATTTTGACACCGtcttttttcaatcctCTTCAAACCctaattattttacagATGTAAATCCTTTTTGGAATATAGGTATTTGGTCTACTACATTTAATGTCATAACTTTTAGACCGGGACTTAGTTTGCCCAACAACTCCTTTATAAAAACCCAAGGGTTAAATTCTATTCTTCAATTGGACATCGTCACACATCCTTTTAAGTCTGTTTatgctttttcttgtttattCAATATCCAGGATgatgtttttaaaacattcgaaaaattaaaagacaCTTTTGAGACAGTCTTAGAAAATCTTCCATACTTTACAAACTCTGAAACTGTTGACTTGTACAAtctactttctttttgctcTGCGTTTATTCTTCATTCTCAAGTATCAATGGGCTTGGTTAACTTGGCTTCCTCCTTTTTAGAAACCTATGCATTAGTCAATGATCGTGTTTCTTCTATATCGGGGTTGAATAGATCACAAttggttgaaaaaatagctGTGTTGtttcaaacttttcaagTTGTATTTTATTGTGAATTTGAACTTGGAAATCAGCAAAACATTAATAAAGTTTCCTGGCTGGCAAGTGATttgatttcaaaacttcTTTCTGCTGGTCAATCTGGTCTATTGGAATGTTATCGGAATTTGAGAATTCAAGCTTCAGATACGACTGTAATTGACactctttttttggaatcttggtcaattttaaatcatattctttttcatgTATATAAGAAGAAATATGCTTTGTGGGAACAGGtgaattcattttttgatcttcaaaaaaaggagTTGTCTATATtagaaatggaaaaaatttggtatGTTATAATGACGCTCAATCCCGTTTTCCAAATTGGGCTTAATGGAACGACTCATTCACCAGGAAACAATAGTTTTTGGCCACTGATAATCAGAGTTTCAGAAAGTGCATTTAAAATGCATAAGGACGGACACAATGTTAAAGTGGTTGAGCGATACCTTCGCACAGTGTTTCTTCGAATTCATTTTCTCATATCTGAATGGCGTTGGGAGGATGTGGCTCAAATCctatttttgatattcgATTTCTTTAGCCATAGAAAGTTTAATGACCTTTCTTCTGAAATATCTGAAGATACACCAACTGACTTTCCTGATTTTGTTAAGTCACTTGACAGACCTCCAAATCTTCATGTAACTGCTCTTGATACATGttttgtaatttatttaaaagttattttaatttctatAAGCCGTTTGAGGCAAGTAGatgaaaatacaaattcaATCAAGAGGATAGTATCCAGATTACAGCCCTTACATTCACGTCAATACACGCGAGAAAGTCCATTCTCAATTAAGGACTTTATGTCTTTGGAACATACTCACACTCTTCTTATTTGTCTTTATTGGGCAGCACCCGAGAATTGTAGGCCCAGTTTAAATCGCATTAGGGATATTGTAATCGTCGATAATTCTCATCTTAAGGCACGTTTAATTAGTCTAAAAGCATGGCTTCACCTAATGAAGTATGTGATAAAAGAGGGAACTGATTATGAACTCGCTCAGGGAATGGAGTGGTTTAATTCCATTTTAAAAGTTACATTTGATGAATATCTTGCTCTCTTTTCAAATGGAACTTCTGTTGGTGAGATGCAATTGGCTGAATACTCGAAACATCAACTTGAAAATGCGCTAATTGTAGCTTTCCATTCCCTTCAAGATTTAATTCCCAATTCTTCAGTTTATATTAGTAGGATAAACGTTTTGGTGACGGAGCAGTCATGCCGGCGCATTCTTAAAGActctcatttttttcctccTCGCGTTACTCTGGAgtgtattttatttctaaaaaagtttttgcaGTATCAATCTAATACAGAGCCACCTAAGGTTACCGTTGTTGGTAGCACTTCGCATGATAGTCAAGATGCTTACTTTGATTCTGATGTGCTGGATGATAACACACTCATTTTAGAACAAGAAAAGTTTGAACGTAAATACGAAGTGGCTCAAATATTGAGAACATTTGTTTCACCCTTTTTGTATCAAACGATATCTTATCTCGTTGGAAATGACGAGgacaaagaaaattatattcgtattttacttttaccATTAATGGAGTGCATGGCAATTTGTGCTAGTTTTGCTGTAGAAGCGAAAATCAATGACTGGAGTTACTATATCGATTTTGGGTCTGAGTCTTGGGAAAGGATTCGTAACACTCCTTTGAAAAGATCTCTCAGTACCACGTTTTATTCCTTCCTTATATCTTATAatgattcttttattaaaaaacatgaGGAAAAAGTCTTAACTGTATGGTTTGAATCACTGGGCGCTTTAGATGAGGATCATGCTGCACAATTTACGATTTTGTTATTACAGAAAAACCTAAAAAATCCTATTTTGCTTAATTTACCGATATCCGTCAAAATTGAGGAAATTAGTATAAATTACTTTAAGTCGGTTCACttgaatttattaacaGCTGTGTTTTGCAACATGGCAAAACTGTATGCTGATGCCAAGACAAATGGTTTCGCGAGCTCTCAATATTTACAGAGCTTGTTTATTCATTACCTATCCTCTCTACTGTCTTCTATGCAGCATAGTTATGAGACAAATGGTCATTCTTCTGATACTCACTCTTTGTTTGTTATTAATTCACAACGTGTTGTCGGAGACATTTTACAGTATTGTAGTCAATTTGCAAATGATCGTAACCTTCCTGCCCTCAGATATTTTATGGACTCAACTAAGTTCCCCCAACCACCGGAGCGTCTCGAATATACGGCCTTGAGGTTACGAAGTTATGCGAGAAAAACTCTCACAAATTCAGCTTCTCAAAATGCTTTGTTTAGTTTCctaaaagcaaattttgatGTTGCTCTGCTAGAACAAAAGCAAACTGAAACTTCTAATCTTTTAAGGCTGGCTATGGGATTCCATAATCAAAATAGCTCCAGCAAATGGGATGTCGAGATTTCTTCTCTTCGGAAATTTTGTGTAAAGGAACTTTTATTGAGTTACCTTGGTGAAGGCTCGTTAGCAGCTATGTTTTATTCATTGTTACTACTGGAGGGTCTAAGCCGAACTTACAACAGCTTTAGACGTATATATTTGCAACCTTACATTCAACAGTTACTGTGTGAAGAAATTTCTGTTTTTGTGGCTGATTTAGAGAAATATGCTTTATTATATGAAAACAAACGCCCTTTACTTTCTGGGAGAATATATTACcttatttcttcatttgtGGCTATAAGCATGACAAACAAAACCAGTGGATTGCCATCTAGTTTAATATGTAACTTACAGAATTTTTTAGCTCGCATAGCTCGAGACTTCCTTCTTGAATTATGTTGGAATATTGAAGGGTCTGAGTTTCCCCCTCCTTACAATACTGTTGATTGTCGTAgcaaatttgttaaaactATTCAGCAACATTGCTCAGCGGATTGGTACGACAACGTTACCAATATTGTACATAAGTCtaggaagaaaaaactaGTTTTGCCTTCTCAGGTGGAACAGGAAGAAGAATACTGGTCAGGTTTAATGGAAGTTACTATTCAAATATGGAAACACGATAAAGGTTTTTTAGAGCCTGAATTAGATAGGTTTCTCAATGTAATTTGCAGTTATGCACCTGACATGAGTGGGTTACCGacaaaaatcaaatgcTTTTTGGATAAAATCGGCTATTCTTGGATGACTGAAGAGAATGATTTTGATATtgtattgttttaa
- the rrg9 gene encoding protein Rrg9 produces MNIFNYTTLIFRRLSSTFKASNKASIEWKKQNIAVKRKIGGYWNPKKKLPLESMDEIRRLKKEKSSMSCSELAKLYGVSPESIRRILKSSNRPLDDREKSRKEKRWLNSLKSNRDFA; encoded by the coding sequence atgaatatATTCAACTATACTACTCTGATTTTTCGCCGTTTAAGCTCTACCTTCAAAGCTTCAAACAAAGCCTCTATAGAGTGGAAAAAGCAGAACATAGCGGTCAAACGAAAAATTGGAGGCTATTGgaatccaaaaaagaaacttcCTTTAGAATCTATGGACGAAATTCGGCGtctaaagaaagaaaaatcatctATGTCATGTTCAGAATTGGCAAAACTATATGGAGTTTCACCTGAAAGTATTCGCCGAATTTTGAAATCCTCTAATAGACCATTAGACGATCGGGAGAAATCTCGTAAAGAAAAACGTTGGTTGAATAGTCTTAAAAGTAATCGTGATTTTGCATAG
- the pqr1 gene encoding ubiquitin-protein ligase E3, translating into MKFGHDFKRALENDMPPGWGEAAIQYKALKKCIKRFVFELSSLGLSAETISKLMAPTTVDPQQAITLSYSLGKEGHIVVPKIIINVNFDKLKTDKFAASMFKQLNASNMITTVRSNYASNVPSTPSDSTQQPPTNTLPSVSASSQSVETCETVDEDIDTQTMSSDMSEVQSMEISLNCDHEFFEKLTSELQSVEGLQREQRKILFNAIDILSHEISLIASPNSKKKYKSLYCWRKIFEIYMDSDIFISCKEADQSHERTPELAERHLKWFDDQVRLAKCLPSSSKHRDRILYAKFLELNESLLKVASFQQMNKLAVTKIMKKFDKRTSLTAQPLFFQVIESDPLLLVDNASKAICFSLSSKLFSIIPQLRDFECAICSNVAYKPVRLGCSHVFCLHCLIILQKQKVDFCPLCRAKEVMKADSRNIDHALMNFMKTYFPREIKEKFEENENDTFTPSSISVVSGQNNCVIM; encoded by the coding sequence ATGAAATTTGGACACGATTTTAAAAGGGCTCTCGAAAACGATATGCCCCCTGGTTGGGGCGAGGCTGCCATTCAGTACAAGgccttaaaaaaatgtattaaaaGGTTCGTTTTTGAGCTGTCTTCCTTGGGTCTAAGTGCTGAGACCATCAGTAAATTGATGGCTCCGACTACCGTGGATCCCCAACAAGCTATTACGCTTAGTTACTCCCTTGGCAAAGAGGGACACATTGTTGTCCCCAAAATTATTATCAACgtaaattttgataaattgaaaactgATAAGTTCGCTGCTTCAATGTTCAAGCAGTTGAATGCATCAAATATGATTACAACCGTCAGGAGTAATTATGCCTCAAATGTTCCTTCTACTCCTTCGGATTCTACTCAGCAGCCCCCTACCAATACGTTACCAAGTGTGTCCGCATCATCTCAGAGCGTAGAGACTTGTGAAACGGTTGATGAAGATATCGATACTCAAACTATGAGTTCTGACATGTCCGAAGTTCAAAGTATGGAAATATCGTTGAACTGTGACCACgagttttttgaaaaattaacttCGGAGTTGCAAAGTGTTGAAGGACTACAGCGTGAACAGcgtaaaattctttttaacgCAATTGATATCCTGAGTCATGAAATATCTCTTATAGCTTCCCCTaattccaaaaagaaatacaaATCTCTTTATTGCTGGAGAAaaattttcgaaatttATATGGATTCCgatatatttatttcttgcAAGGAAGCTGATCAGAGTCATGAACGCACTCCCGAGCTCGCTGAGCGCCATTTGAAATGGTTTGACGATCAGGTCAGGCTAGCAAAATGTCTTCCCTCTTCCTCAAAGCATCGTGATCGTATTTTGTATGCTAAGTTTCTTGAACTTAATGAAAGTTTGTTGAAAGTTGCTTCTTTTCAGCAAATGAATAAGTTAGCCGTTACGAAGATCATGAAAAAGTTTGATAAGCGGACATCCTTAACCGCTCAAcctctattttttcaagttatCGAATCAGACCCTCTTCTTTTGGTCGACAATGCTTCTAAAGCTATATGCTTTTCACTCTCTTCTAAGCTATTCTCGATTATTCCTCAACTGAGGGATTTTGAATGCGCTATATGCTCTAACGTTGCTTACAAGCCGGTGAGATTAGGTTGTTCCcatgttttttgtttgcatTGCCTTATCATTCTTCAGAAACAGAAAGTTGATTTCTGTCCGTTGTGTCGTGCCAAAGAAGTTATGAAAGCCGATTCTCGCAATATTGATCACGCCTTGatgaattttatgaaaacaTATTTCCCAAGAGAGATTAAGGAAaagtttgaagaaaatgagaaCGATACGTTTACtccttcttcaatttctgtTGTATCAGGTCAGAACAATTGTGTGATAATGTAG